The following are encoded together in the Notolabrus celidotus isolate fNotCel1 chromosome 9, fNotCel1.pri, whole genome shotgun sequence genome:
- the cdca2 gene encoding cell division cycle-associated protein 2 isoform X1 — MAAVEVMSAVEVNPAATMDDQKEKTSLPSEDVSPQITNDDKSAPLDFSELTPFQFGISAQSFTPASLSNRKDKSRLAQVKARRKSSVGVRGSPETNSLIRFIGQQRMKTPPVSRTPELVKSSPFLPRVASTLRQKMASFQNLMDVEESEGCDPMPKQDSDTGGCIKTRDYLSDGGSHDGEKENQQPMVTPRKRRRLGPLESCKVEIREASTPILHFSLQEREEEKKQEPQIVTEGPLTSRDTVDEAEAVFLSPTLHVDSELRAGPPAKNPQDAVFELQSPRHSPPDDPAAAPQAQPASILHFPFLPSLPSLLEMKPAGEVESTGTSTVKKTKRVRFGGPLSPEFFDKNLPPSTPLQRGATPARAQTPGGSLQLRSLLKTPQGRESQTANAQLDLGSPTVFGASPTLAVPRNHRTPTAGDEDGKVNQSVFLSVEDVDSAVITDTECTWDIQPLNLNNAFHEECLPQILSEFETEPDSASQLDALDEPTALPEEEKRLEAEAEIESTSRKRKQPAPTCESSSEDPARSSRKRKQPEESEPVKRSTRSAAKSASGKMKNCSTAARRWNKDVDRSLYGSRAYASKNPALSPITERLSFLSQCPAEQQTPTSAQNDEPCLSPEVADDAQVISNPTTINASENSSEDSVPASSKQSVKGRGRLSGRRVRGRGLKEMRVSAAKEMAPCLSEETRNQTGGEKEDHCEDQAATHLEKSREETPLSDTAPDQGGADIDLEAQISADTPCTDSDSKLECLSALTSDSSSLPEESSCTASPPPEVAQRRYKQGRRSSLYRPVPEEQVNQAEEHQMSRDVQESGQGDHAANQEEHNSRTSSDSQEEGEVTRMDLAPWQAEFNFEDVFKPVATRGQRSVRRSLRNQGSDSAGLAWLPWTSPESCKESRRRTRGRRLSAAQPAQQSVPEETPDAE; from the exons ATGGCTGCTGTGGAGGTGATGTCTGCCGTGGAGGTGAACCCGGCTGCCACTATGGATGatcagaaagagaaaacatcTCTCCCCTCAGAGGATGTGTCCCCTCAAATCACAAATGATGACAAATCAGCCCCCCTGGATTTCTCTGAGCTCACACCTTTTCAGTTTGGTATTTCTGCACAGAGCTTCACTCCAGCATCTCTGTCGAACCGCAAAG ATAAGTCTCGTCTCGCACAAGTAAAGGCCAGACGGAAGTCAAGCGTTGGTGTCCGGGGCTCCCCAGAGACAAACTCCCTTATCCGCTTCATAGGACAACAGAGGATGAAGACTCCACCTGTCTCCAGAACTCCAGAG CTTGTCAAGAGTAGCCCCTTCCTTCCCCGGGTCGCCTCCACACTGAGGCAGAAGATGGCCTCTTTCCAGAACCTGATGGATGTGGAGGAGAGTGAGGGCTGTGATCCAATGCCAAAGCAGGACAGCGACACTGGAGGATGCATCAAGACAAGAGATTATCTGTCTG atGGAGGCAGTCATgacggagagaaagaaaaccaaCAACCAATGGTGACACCCAGGAAGAGGAGGCGCCTGGGCCCCCTAGAAAGCTGCAAGGTGGAGATTAGAGAGGCCAGCACTCCTATCCTCCACTTCAGTTTGCAGGAGCGTGAG gaggaaaaaaaacaagagccgCAGATTGTGACAGAAGGACCACTGACATCCCGTGACACAGTGGACGAGGCAGAAGCTGTGTTTTTATCCCCGACTCTTCATGTTGACTCTGAGCTCAGAGCTGGTCCCCCTGCCAAGAACCCACAG GACGCTGTCTTTGAACTCCAAAGCCCCCGTCATTCACCACCTGATGATCCTGCAGCCGCTCCACAAGCCCAGCCGGCATCCATCCTCCACTTcccctttctcccctctctcccctcgcTGTTGGAGATGAAGCCAGCAG GTGAGGTCGAATCAACTGGAACATCCACAGTCAAAAAGACAAAGAGGGTCCGCTTTGGAGGTCCACTCTCTCCTGAGTTCTTTGATAAGAACCTGCCCCCCAGCACcccactgcagagaggagccaCGCCGGCCCGTGCTCAAACACCGGGTGGAAGTTTACAGCTGCGCTCGCTGCTGAAGACGCCACAAGGAAGGGAATCCCAAACAGCAAACGCTCAGCTGGACCTCGGCAGCCCAACTGTGTTTGGAGCCTCACCGACACTCGCAGTACCTCGTAACCACAGGACCCCGACTGCTGGAGACGAGGACGGAAAGGTAAACCAG AGTGTTTTCCTCTCGGTAGAGGACGTCGACTCTGCAGTGATAACTGACACAG AGTGTACATGGGACATCCAACCGCTGAACTTAAACAATGCTTTCCATGAGGAGTGTCTTCCTCAGATACTGTCAG AGTTTGAGACTGAGCCAGACTCAGCCTCTCAGCTGGACGCCCTTGATGAGCCGACGGCTCTGCCAGAGGAGGAGAAGCGACTGGAAGCAGAAGCTGAAATTGAATCTACAAGCAGAAAGAGAAAG CAGCCAGCACCAACGTGTGAATCTTCCAGTGAGGATCCTGCTCGCTCCAGTCGGAAGAGAAAG CAGCCAGAGGAGAGCGAACCTGTGAAGAGGTCGACACGCTCGGCTGCCAAGTCAGCCTCTGGGAAGATGAAG AATTGCTCCACAGCAGCTCGTCGATGGAACAAGGACGTGGATCGCTCCCTGTATGGATCTCGGGCATATGCCTCAAAGAACCCTGCTCTGAGCCCCATCACCGAGAGGTTGTCCTTCCTCAGCCAGTGTCCAGCAGAACAACAGACCCCAACCTCAG CACAAAATGACGAGCCATGCTTGAGCCCTGAGGTGGCTGATGACGCTCAAGTAATTAGTAACCCCACTACGATAAACGCCTCAGAGAATTCTTCTGAAGATTCAGTCCCAGCCTCCAGTAAACAAAGCGTCAAAGGGAGAGGCAGACTGTCGGGGAGAAGGGTCAGAGGAAGAGGTTTGAAGGAGATGAGGGTCAGTGCTGCTAAGGAGATGGCTCCTTGTCTCAGTGAGGAGACTCGGAACCAGAccggaggagagaaggaggatcACTGTGAAGACCAAGCTGCTACACACCTTGAAAAATCAAGGGAGGAAACACCACTGAGCGACACTGCACCTGATCAGGGAGGAGCGGACATTGACCTTGAGGCCCAGATTTCTGCAGACACACCCTGCACAGACTCTGATAGTAAACTAGAATGTCTCAGTGCACTGACTTCAGACAGCTCATCTTTGCCTGAAGAATCCAGCTGCACAGCAAGTCCACCACCTGAAGTAGCACAGAGAAGATACAAGCAAGGCAGAAGGAGCTCCTTATACAGGCCAGTCCCAGAGGAGCAGGTAAACCAAGCAGAGGAGCACCAAATGAGCCGTGACGTGCAGGAGTCAGGGCAGGGAGACCACGCAGCTAACCAGGAGGAACACAACAGCAGGACCAGCTCTGATAgccaggaggagggggaggtaaCACGCATGGATCTGGCTCCCTGGCAGGCTGAATTTAACTTTGAGGATGTGTTCAAACCTgtggccactagagggcagcgtTCAGTCCGACGCAGCCTGAGGAACCAAGGCAGCGACAGTGCAGGTCTTGCCTGGTTGCCCTGGACCTCCCCTGAGTCCTGTAAAGAGTCCCGCAGGAGGACCCGGGGCCGCCGGCTCAGTGCTGCTCAACCTGCTCAACAGTCAGTCCCTGAGGAGACACCAGACGCTGAATGA
- the cdca2 gene encoding cell division cycle-associated protein 2 isoform X3, translating into MAAVEVMSAVEVNPAATMDDQKEKTSLPSEDVSPQITNDDKSAPLDFSELTPFQFGISAQSFTPASLSNRKDKSRLAQVKARRKSSVGVRGSPETNSLIRFIGQQRMKTPPVSRTPELVKSSPFLPRVASTLRQKMASFQNLMDVEESEGCDPMPKQDSDTGGCIKTRDYLSDGGSHDGEKENQQPMVTPRKRRRLGPLESCKVEIREASTPILHFSLQEREEEKKQEPQIVTEGPLTSRDTVDEAEAVFLSPTLHVDSELRAGPPAKNPQDAVFELQSPRHSPPDDPAAAPQAQPASILHFPFLPSLPSLLEMKPAGEVESTGTSTVKKTKRVRFGGPLSPEFFDKNLPPSTPLQRGATPARAQTPGGSLQLRSLLKTPQGRESQTANAQLDLGSPTVFGASPTLAVPRNHRTPTAGDEDGKVNQSVFLSVEDVDSAVITDTECTWDIQPLNLNNAFHEECLPQILSEFETEPDSASQLDALDEPTALPEEEKRLEAEAEIESTSRKRKQPAPTCESSSEDPARSSRKRKPEESEPVKRSTRSAAKSASGKMKNCSTAARRWNKDVDRSLYGSRAYASKNPALSPITERLSFLSQCPAEQQTPTSAQNDEPCLSPEVADDAQVISNPTTINASENSSEDSVPASSKQSVKGRGRLSGRRVRGRGLKEMRVSAAKEMAPCLSEETRNQTGGEKEDHCEDQAATHLEKSREETPLSDTAPDQGGADIDLEAQISADTPCTDSDSKLECLSALTSDSSSLPEESSCTASPPPEVAQRRYKQGRRSSLYRPVPEEQVNQAEEHQMSRDVQESGQGDHAANQEEHNSRTSSDSQEEGEVTRMDLAPWQAEFNFEDVFKPVATRGQRSVRRSLRNQGSDSAGLAWLPWTSPESCKESRRRTRGRRLSAAQPAQQSVPEETPDAE; encoded by the exons ATGGCTGCTGTGGAGGTGATGTCTGCCGTGGAGGTGAACCCGGCTGCCACTATGGATGatcagaaagagaaaacatcTCTCCCCTCAGAGGATGTGTCCCCTCAAATCACAAATGATGACAAATCAGCCCCCCTGGATTTCTCTGAGCTCACACCTTTTCAGTTTGGTATTTCTGCACAGAGCTTCACTCCAGCATCTCTGTCGAACCGCAAAG ATAAGTCTCGTCTCGCACAAGTAAAGGCCAGACGGAAGTCAAGCGTTGGTGTCCGGGGCTCCCCAGAGACAAACTCCCTTATCCGCTTCATAGGACAACAGAGGATGAAGACTCCACCTGTCTCCAGAACTCCAGAG CTTGTCAAGAGTAGCCCCTTCCTTCCCCGGGTCGCCTCCACACTGAGGCAGAAGATGGCCTCTTTCCAGAACCTGATGGATGTGGAGGAGAGTGAGGGCTGTGATCCAATGCCAAAGCAGGACAGCGACACTGGAGGATGCATCAAGACAAGAGATTATCTGTCTG atGGAGGCAGTCATgacggagagaaagaaaaccaaCAACCAATGGTGACACCCAGGAAGAGGAGGCGCCTGGGCCCCCTAGAAAGCTGCAAGGTGGAGATTAGAGAGGCCAGCACTCCTATCCTCCACTTCAGTTTGCAGGAGCGTGAG gaggaaaaaaaacaagagccgCAGATTGTGACAGAAGGACCACTGACATCCCGTGACACAGTGGACGAGGCAGAAGCTGTGTTTTTATCCCCGACTCTTCATGTTGACTCTGAGCTCAGAGCTGGTCCCCCTGCCAAGAACCCACAG GACGCTGTCTTTGAACTCCAAAGCCCCCGTCATTCACCACCTGATGATCCTGCAGCCGCTCCACAAGCCCAGCCGGCATCCATCCTCCACTTcccctttctcccctctctcccctcgcTGTTGGAGATGAAGCCAGCAG GTGAGGTCGAATCAACTGGAACATCCACAGTCAAAAAGACAAAGAGGGTCCGCTTTGGAGGTCCACTCTCTCCTGAGTTCTTTGATAAGAACCTGCCCCCCAGCACcccactgcagagaggagccaCGCCGGCCCGTGCTCAAACACCGGGTGGAAGTTTACAGCTGCGCTCGCTGCTGAAGACGCCACAAGGAAGGGAATCCCAAACAGCAAACGCTCAGCTGGACCTCGGCAGCCCAACTGTGTTTGGAGCCTCACCGACACTCGCAGTACCTCGTAACCACAGGACCCCGACTGCTGGAGACGAGGACGGAAAGGTAAACCAG AGTGTTTTCCTCTCGGTAGAGGACGTCGACTCTGCAGTGATAACTGACACAG AGTGTACATGGGACATCCAACCGCTGAACTTAAACAATGCTTTCCATGAGGAGTGTCTTCCTCAGATACTGTCAG AGTTTGAGACTGAGCCAGACTCAGCCTCTCAGCTGGACGCCCTTGATGAGCCGACGGCTCTGCCAGAGGAGGAGAAGCGACTGGAAGCAGAAGCTGAAATTGAATCTACAAGCAGAAAGAGAAAG CAGCCAGCACCAACGTGTGAATCTTCCAGTGAGGATCCTGCTCGCTCCAGTCGGAAGAGAAAG CCAGAGGAGAGCGAACCTGTGAAGAGGTCGACACGCTCGGCTGCCAAGTCAGCCTCTGGGAAGATGAAG AATTGCTCCACAGCAGCTCGTCGATGGAACAAGGACGTGGATCGCTCCCTGTATGGATCTCGGGCATATGCCTCAAAGAACCCTGCTCTGAGCCCCATCACCGAGAGGTTGTCCTTCCTCAGCCAGTGTCCAGCAGAACAACAGACCCCAACCTCAG CACAAAATGACGAGCCATGCTTGAGCCCTGAGGTGGCTGATGACGCTCAAGTAATTAGTAACCCCACTACGATAAACGCCTCAGAGAATTCTTCTGAAGATTCAGTCCCAGCCTCCAGTAAACAAAGCGTCAAAGGGAGAGGCAGACTGTCGGGGAGAAGGGTCAGAGGAAGAGGTTTGAAGGAGATGAGGGTCAGTGCTGCTAAGGAGATGGCTCCTTGTCTCAGTGAGGAGACTCGGAACCAGAccggaggagagaaggaggatcACTGTGAAGACCAAGCTGCTACACACCTTGAAAAATCAAGGGAGGAAACACCACTGAGCGACACTGCACCTGATCAGGGAGGAGCGGACATTGACCTTGAGGCCCAGATTTCTGCAGACACACCCTGCACAGACTCTGATAGTAAACTAGAATGTCTCAGTGCACTGACTTCAGACAGCTCATCTTTGCCTGAAGAATCCAGCTGCACAGCAAGTCCACCACCTGAAGTAGCACAGAGAAGATACAAGCAAGGCAGAAGGAGCTCCTTATACAGGCCAGTCCCAGAGGAGCAGGTAAACCAAGCAGAGGAGCACCAAATGAGCCGTGACGTGCAGGAGTCAGGGCAGGGAGACCACGCAGCTAACCAGGAGGAACACAACAGCAGGACCAGCTCTGATAgccaggaggagggggaggtaaCACGCATGGATCTGGCTCCCTGGCAGGCTGAATTTAACTTTGAGGATGTGTTCAAACCTgtggccactagagggcagcgtTCAGTCCGACGCAGCCTGAGGAACCAAGGCAGCGACAGTGCAGGTCTTGCCTGGTTGCCCTGGACCTCCCCTGAGTCCTGTAAAGAGTCCCGCAGGAGGACCCGGGGCCGCCGGCTCAGTGCTGCTCAACCTGCTCAACAGTCAGTCCCTGAGGAGACACCAGACGCTGAATGA
- the cdca2 gene encoding cell division cycle-associated protein 2 isoform X5 — MAAVEVMSAVEVNPAATMDDQKEKTSLPSEDVSPQITNDDKSAPLDFSELTPFQFGISAQSFTPASLSNRKDKSRLAQVKARRKSSVGVRGSPETNSLIRFIGQQRMKTPPVSRTPELVKSSPFLPRVASTLRQKMASFQNLMDVEESEGCDPMPKQDSDTGGCIKTRDYLSDGGSHDGEKENQQPMVTPRKRRRLGPLESCKVEIREASTPILHFSLQEREEEKKQEPQIVTEGPLTSRDTVDEAEAVFLSPTLHVDSELRAGPPAKNPQDAVFELQSPRHSPPDDPAAAPQAQPASILHFPFLPSLPSLLEMKPAGEVESTGTSTVKKTKRVRFGGPLSPEFFDKNLPPSTPLQRGATPARAQTPGGSLQLRSLLKTPQGRESQTANAQLDLGSPTVFGASPTLAVPRNHRTPTAGDEDGKSVFLSVEDVDSAVITDTECTWDIQPLNLNNAFHEECLPQILSEFETEPDSASQLDALDEPTALPEEEKRLEAEAEIESTSRKRKQPAPTCESSSEDPARSSRKRKQPEESEPVKRSTRSAAKSASGKMKNCSTAARRWNKDVDRSLYGSRAYASKNPALSPITERLSFLSQCPAEQQTPTSAQNDEPCLSPEVADDAQVISNPTTINASENSSEDSVPASSKQSVKGRGRLSGRRVRGRGLKEMRVSAAKEMAPCLSEETRNQTGGEKEDHCEDQAATHLEKSREETPLSDTAPDQGGADIDLEAQISADTPCTDSDSKLECLSALTSDSSSLPEESSCTASPPPEVAQRRYKQGRRSSLYRPVPEEQVNQAEEHQMSRDVQESGQGDHAANQEEHNSRTSSDSQEEGEVTRMDLAPWQAEFNFEDVFKPVATRGQRSVRRSLRNQGSDSAGLAWLPWTSPESCKESRRRTRGRRLSAAQPAQQSVPEETPDAE; from the exons ATGGCTGCTGTGGAGGTGATGTCTGCCGTGGAGGTGAACCCGGCTGCCACTATGGATGatcagaaagagaaaacatcTCTCCCCTCAGAGGATGTGTCCCCTCAAATCACAAATGATGACAAATCAGCCCCCCTGGATTTCTCTGAGCTCACACCTTTTCAGTTTGGTATTTCTGCACAGAGCTTCACTCCAGCATCTCTGTCGAACCGCAAAG ATAAGTCTCGTCTCGCACAAGTAAAGGCCAGACGGAAGTCAAGCGTTGGTGTCCGGGGCTCCCCAGAGACAAACTCCCTTATCCGCTTCATAGGACAACAGAGGATGAAGACTCCACCTGTCTCCAGAACTCCAGAG CTTGTCAAGAGTAGCCCCTTCCTTCCCCGGGTCGCCTCCACACTGAGGCAGAAGATGGCCTCTTTCCAGAACCTGATGGATGTGGAGGAGAGTGAGGGCTGTGATCCAATGCCAAAGCAGGACAGCGACACTGGAGGATGCATCAAGACAAGAGATTATCTGTCTG atGGAGGCAGTCATgacggagagaaagaaaaccaaCAACCAATGGTGACACCCAGGAAGAGGAGGCGCCTGGGCCCCCTAGAAAGCTGCAAGGTGGAGATTAGAGAGGCCAGCACTCCTATCCTCCACTTCAGTTTGCAGGAGCGTGAG gaggaaaaaaaacaagagccgCAGATTGTGACAGAAGGACCACTGACATCCCGTGACACAGTGGACGAGGCAGAAGCTGTGTTTTTATCCCCGACTCTTCATGTTGACTCTGAGCTCAGAGCTGGTCCCCCTGCCAAGAACCCACAG GACGCTGTCTTTGAACTCCAAAGCCCCCGTCATTCACCACCTGATGATCCTGCAGCCGCTCCACAAGCCCAGCCGGCATCCATCCTCCACTTcccctttctcccctctctcccctcgcTGTTGGAGATGAAGCCAGCAG GTGAGGTCGAATCAACTGGAACATCCACAGTCAAAAAGACAAAGAGGGTCCGCTTTGGAGGTCCACTCTCTCCTGAGTTCTTTGATAAGAACCTGCCCCCCAGCACcccactgcagagaggagccaCGCCGGCCCGTGCTCAAACACCGGGTGGAAGTTTACAGCTGCGCTCGCTGCTGAAGACGCCACAAGGAAGGGAATCCCAAACAGCAAACGCTCAGCTGGACCTCGGCAGCCCAACTGTGTTTGGAGCCTCACCGACACTCGCAGTACCTCGTAACCACAGGACCCCGACTGCTGGAGACGAGGACGGAAAG AGTGTTTTCCTCTCGGTAGAGGACGTCGACTCTGCAGTGATAACTGACACAG AGTGTACATGGGACATCCAACCGCTGAACTTAAACAATGCTTTCCATGAGGAGTGTCTTCCTCAGATACTGTCAG AGTTTGAGACTGAGCCAGACTCAGCCTCTCAGCTGGACGCCCTTGATGAGCCGACGGCTCTGCCAGAGGAGGAGAAGCGACTGGAAGCAGAAGCTGAAATTGAATCTACAAGCAGAAAGAGAAAG CAGCCAGCACCAACGTGTGAATCTTCCAGTGAGGATCCTGCTCGCTCCAGTCGGAAGAGAAAG CAGCCAGAGGAGAGCGAACCTGTGAAGAGGTCGACACGCTCGGCTGCCAAGTCAGCCTCTGGGAAGATGAAG AATTGCTCCACAGCAGCTCGTCGATGGAACAAGGACGTGGATCGCTCCCTGTATGGATCTCGGGCATATGCCTCAAAGAACCCTGCTCTGAGCCCCATCACCGAGAGGTTGTCCTTCCTCAGCCAGTGTCCAGCAGAACAACAGACCCCAACCTCAG CACAAAATGACGAGCCATGCTTGAGCCCTGAGGTGGCTGATGACGCTCAAGTAATTAGTAACCCCACTACGATAAACGCCTCAGAGAATTCTTCTGAAGATTCAGTCCCAGCCTCCAGTAAACAAAGCGTCAAAGGGAGAGGCAGACTGTCGGGGAGAAGGGTCAGAGGAAGAGGTTTGAAGGAGATGAGGGTCAGTGCTGCTAAGGAGATGGCTCCTTGTCTCAGTGAGGAGACTCGGAACCAGAccggaggagagaaggaggatcACTGTGAAGACCAAGCTGCTACACACCTTGAAAAATCAAGGGAGGAAACACCACTGAGCGACACTGCACCTGATCAGGGAGGAGCGGACATTGACCTTGAGGCCCAGATTTCTGCAGACACACCCTGCACAGACTCTGATAGTAAACTAGAATGTCTCAGTGCACTGACTTCAGACAGCTCATCTTTGCCTGAAGAATCCAGCTGCACAGCAAGTCCACCACCTGAAGTAGCACAGAGAAGATACAAGCAAGGCAGAAGGAGCTCCTTATACAGGCCAGTCCCAGAGGAGCAGGTAAACCAAGCAGAGGAGCACCAAATGAGCCGTGACGTGCAGGAGTCAGGGCAGGGAGACCACGCAGCTAACCAGGAGGAACACAACAGCAGGACCAGCTCTGATAgccaggaggagggggaggtaaCACGCATGGATCTGGCTCCCTGGCAGGCTGAATTTAACTTTGAGGATGTGTTCAAACCTgtggccactagagggcagcgtTCAGTCCGACGCAGCCTGAGGAACCAAGGCAGCGACAGTGCAGGTCTTGCCTGGTTGCCCTGGACCTCCCCTGAGTCCTGTAAAGAGTCCCGCAGGAGGACCCGGGGCCGCCGGCTCAGTGCTGCTCAACCTGCTCAACAGTCAGTCCCTGAGGAGACACCAGACGCTGAATGA
- the cdca2 gene encoding cell division cycle-associated protein 2 isoform X2 — protein MAAVEVMSAVEVNPAATMDDQKEKTSLPSEDVSPQITNDDKSAPLDFSELTPFQFGISAQSFTPASLSNRKDKSRLAQVKARRKSSVGVRGSPETNSLIRFIGQQRMKTPPVSRTPELVKSSPFLPRVASTLRQKMASFQNLMDVEESEGCDPMPKQDSDTGGCIKTRDYLSDGGSHDGEKENQQPMVTPRKRRRLGPLESCKVEIREASTPILHFSLQEREEEKKQEPQIVTEGPLTSRDTVDEAEAVFLSPTLHVDSELRAGPPAKNPQDAVFELQSPRHSPPDDPAAAPQAQPASILHFPFLPSLPSLLEMKPAGEVESTGTSTVKKTKRVRFGGPLSPEFFDKNLPPSTPLQRGATPARAQTPGGSLQLRSLLKTPQGRESQTANAQLDLGSPTVFGASPTLAVPRNHRTPTAGDEDGKVNQSVFLSVEDVDSAVITDTECTWDIQPLNLNNAFHEECLPQILSEFETEPDSASQLDALDEPTALPEEEKRLEAEAEIESTSRKRKPAPTCESSSEDPARSSRKRKQPEESEPVKRSTRSAAKSASGKMKNCSTAARRWNKDVDRSLYGSRAYASKNPALSPITERLSFLSQCPAEQQTPTSAQNDEPCLSPEVADDAQVISNPTTINASENSSEDSVPASSKQSVKGRGRLSGRRVRGRGLKEMRVSAAKEMAPCLSEETRNQTGGEKEDHCEDQAATHLEKSREETPLSDTAPDQGGADIDLEAQISADTPCTDSDSKLECLSALTSDSSSLPEESSCTASPPPEVAQRRYKQGRRSSLYRPVPEEQVNQAEEHQMSRDVQESGQGDHAANQEEHNSRTSSDSQEEGEVTRMDLAPWQAEFNFEDVFKPVATRGQRSVRRSLRNQGSDSAGLAWLPWTSPESCKESRRRTRGRRLSAAQPAQQSVPEETPDAE, from the exons ATGGCTGCTGTGGAGGTGATGTCTGCCGTGGAGGTGAACCCGGCTGCCACTATGGATGatcagaaagagaaaacatcTCTCCCCTCAGAGGATGTGTCCCCTCAAATCACAAATGATGACAAATCAGCCCCCCTGGATTTCTCTGAGCTCACACCTTTTCAGTTTGGTATTTCTGCACAGAGCTTCACTCCAGCATCTCTGTCGAACCGCAAAG ATAAGTCTCGTCTCGCACAAGTAAAGGCCAGACGGAAGTCAAGCGTTGGTGTCCGGGGCTCCCCAGAGACAAACTCCCTTATCCGCTTCATAGGACAACAGAGGATGAAGACTCCACCTGTCTCCAGAACTCCAGAG CTTGTCAAGAGTAGCCCCTTCCTTCCCCGGGTCGCCTCCACACTGAGGCAGAAGATGGCCTCTTTCCAGAACCTGATGGATGTGGAGGAGAGTGAGGGCTGTGATCCAATGCCAAAGCAGGACAGCGACACTGGAGGATGCATCAAGACAAGAGATTATCTGTCTG atGGAGGCAGTCATgacggagagaaagaaaaccaaCAACCAATGGTGACACCCAGGAAGAGGAGGCGCCTGGGCCCCCTAGAAAGCTGCAAGGTGGAGATTAGAGAGGCCAGCACTCCTATCCTCCACTTCAGTTTGCAGGAGCGTGAG gaggaaaaaaaacaagagccgCAGATTGTGACAGAAGGACCACTGACATCCCGTGACACAGTGGACGAGGCAGAAGCTGTGTTTTTATCCCCGACTCTTCATGTTGACTCTGAGCTCAGAGCTGGTCCCCCTGCCAAGAACCCACAG GACGCTGTCTTTGAACTCCAAAGCCCCCGTCATTCACCACCTGATGATCCTGCAGCCGCTCCACAAGCCCAGCCGGCATCCATCCTCCACTTcccctttctcccctctctcccctcgcTGTTGGAGATGAAGCCAGCAG GTGAGGTCGAATCAACTGGAACATCCACAGTCAAAAAGACAAAGAGGGTCCGCTTTGGAGGTCCACTCTCTCCTGAGTTCTTTGATAAGAACCTGCCCCCCAGCACcccactgcagagaggagccaCGCCGGCCCGTGCTCAAACACCGGGTGGAAGTTTACAGCTGCGCTCGCTGCTGAAGACGCCACAAGGAAGGGAATCCCAAACAGCAAACGCTCAGCTGGACCTCGGCAGCCCAACTGTGTTTGGAGCCTCACCGACACTCGCAGTACCTCGTAACCACAGGACCCCGACTGCTGGAGACGAGGACGGAAAGGTAAACCAG AGTGTTTTCCTCTCGGTAGAGGACGTCGACTCTGCAGTGATAACTGACACAG AGTGTACATGGGACATCCAACCGCTGAACTTAAACAATGCTTTCCATGAGGAGTGTCTTCCTCAGATACTGTCAG AGTTTGAGACTGAGCCAGACTCAGCCTCTCAGCTGGACGCCCTTGATGAGCCGACGGCTCTGCCAGAGGAGGAGAAGCGACTGGAAGCAGAAGCTGAAATTGAATCTACAAGCAGAAAGAGAAAG CCAGCACCAACGTGTGAATCTTCCAGTGAGGATCCTGCTCGCTCCAGTCGGAAGAGAAAG CAGCCAGAGGAGAGCGAACCTGTGAAGAGGTCGACACGCTCGGCTGCCAAGTCAGCCTCTGGGAAGATGAAG AATTGCTCCACAGCAGCTCGTCGATGGAACAAGGACGTGGATCGCTCCCTGTATGGATCTCGGGCATATGCCTCAAAGAACCCTGCTCTGAGCCCCATCACCGAGAGGTTGTCCTTCCTCAGCCAGTGTCCAGCAGAACAACAGACCCCAACCTCAG CACAAAATGACGAGCCATGCTTGAGCCCTGAGGTGGCTGATGACGCTCAAGTAATTAGTAACCCCACTACGATAAACGCCTCAGAGAATTCTTCTGAAGATTCAGTCCCAGCCTCCAGTAAACAAAGCGTCAAAGGGAGAGGCAGACTGTCGGGGAGAAGGGTCAGAGGAAGAGGTTTGAAGGAGATGAGGGTCAGTGCTGCTAAGGAGATGGCTCCTTGTCTCAGTGAGGAGACTCGGAACCAGAccggaggagagaaggaggatcACTGTGAAGACCAAGCTGCTACACACCTTGAAAAATCAAGGGAGGAAACACCACTGAGCGACACTGCACCTGATCAGGGAGGAGCGGACATTGACCTTGAGGCCCAGATTTCTGCAGACACACCCTGCACAGACTCTGATAGTAAACTAGAATGTCTCAGTGCACTGACTTCAGACAGCTCATCTTTGCCTGAAGAATCCAGCTGCACAGCAAGTCCACCACCTGAAGTAGCACAGAGAAGATACAAGCAAGGCAGAAGGAGCTCCTTATACAGGCCAGTCCCAGAGGAGCAGGTAAACCAAGCAGAGGAGCACCAAATGAGCCGTGACGTGCAGGAGTCAGGGCAGGGAGACCACGCAGCTAACCAGGAGGAACACAACAGCAGGACCAGCTCTGATAgccaggaggagggggaggtaaCACGCATGGATCTGGCTCCCTGGCAGGCTGAATTTAACTTTGAGGATGTGTTCAAACCTgtggccactagagggcagcgtTCAGTCCGACGCAGCCTGAGGAACCAAGGCAGCGACAGTGCAGGTCTTGCCTGGTTGCCCTGGACCTCCCCTGAGTCCTGTAAAGAGTCCCGCAGGAGGACCCGGGGCCGCCGGCTCAGTGCTGCTCAACCTGCTCAACAGTCAGTCCCTGAGGAGACACCAGACGCTGAATGA